From Xyrauchen texanus isolate HMW12.3.18 chromosome 36, RBS_HiC_50CHRs, whole genome shotgun sequence, one genomic window encodes:
- the nudt8 gene encoding nucleoside diphosphate-linked moiety X motif 8 has translation MFKTPHMKTSVNQLRLILTLRYTLHIRSDQTVCSGAFWRGYCLRRDATQQRGRHKDIYLKPSLTSLHTLRSVSSRFSGVLDPFKHVPQPDTIMLCVTSHVLLTLIHFSSINRVHSANTFLLLHSSPSEYPLAVNSIKCLLPEINTENRQNSPDREMAELERQTRCYALKQHTISKGNFLRLSYIGTWLWMGRFKSMSRSAPVTVQIRGLHRNAQQCAVLDECLSAGNEARCKQSLRPNAAQYEREGKSWAAVLVSLCAVSGRPALLFTLRSAKLKGRHKGDVSFAGGKKDPSDRGVVDTALREAREELGIHITEDKVWGVLKPLRDMSGMMIAPVIANLGPLEALSFRPNPSEVEEVFTLTLEHLCQPQNRGYTHFRTGDRYGYTLPVFHSPKYRVWGLTAVALDHTLKLIVPPEQL, from the exons ATGTTTAAGACTCCTCACATGAAGACTTCAGTAAATCAGCTCAGATTGATATTGACTCTCAGATACACTCTTCACATCAGGAGTGATCAGACAGTTTGCAGCGGAGCTTTTTGGAGAGGATATTGCTTGCGACGTGATGCCACACAGCAGAGGGGACGACACAAGGACATCTATTTAAAACCATCTCTAACGTCCCTTCACACCCTCCGTTCAGTTTCCAGTAGATTCTCAGGTGTTTTGGACCCTTTCAAGCATGTACCTCAACCAGACACAATAATGCTATGTGTTACCTCTCATGTTCTATTAACACTCATTCATTTTAGTTCTATTAACAGGGTACACTCAGCAAATACCTTCCTGTTGTTACATTCGTCTCCATCAGAATATCCTCTTGCAGTTAACTCCATAAAGTGCCTATTGCCCGAAATCAACACAGAGAATCGACAAAATTCTCCTGACCGAGAAATGGCAGAACTTGAAAGACAAACACGCTGCTACGCCTTAAAACAACACACAATTAGCAAAGGTAACTTCCTGAGATTGTCTTATATAGGCACATGGCTGTGGATGGGGCGTTTTAAAAGCATGAGCCGATCGGCACCGGTTACTGTCCAAATCAGGGGACTGCACAGAAATGCACAACAGTGCGCAGTGCTGGATGAGTGTTTGTCCGCTGGAAACGAGGCGCGCTGCAAACAGTCTCTGCGACCCAACGCTGCTCAGTATGAGCGTGAGGGAAAGAGTTGGGCGGCAGTGCTGGTGAGTCTGTGTGCTGTGAGTGGGCGACCCGCCCTCCTCTTCACGCTGAGATCTGCAAAGCTGAAGGGTAGGCACAAAGGTGACGTCAG TTTTGCAGGTGGAAAGAAAGACCCATCGGACAGAGGTGTTGTAGATACAGCACTCAGAGAAGCTCGTGAGGAGCTGGGAATCCATATCACAGAAGATAAAGTTTGGGGTGTGCTGAAACCACTGCGGGATATG tccGGAATGATGATTGCGCCCGTAATAGCCAATCTTGGACCACTGGAGGCACTCTCATTTCGACCTAATCCAAGTGAG GTGGAAGAGGTTTTTACGCTCACACTTGAGCATTTATGTCAACCCCAAAACAGAGGCTACACGCACTTTCGCACCGGTGATCGTTACGGATACACGCTCCCTGTGTTTCACAGTCCCAAGTATCGAGTCTGGGGCCTGACGGCAGTGGCTTTGGATCACACGCTCAAACTTATTGTCCCACCAGAGCAACTATAA